The following proteins come from a genomic window of Lolium rigidum isolate FL_2022 chromosome 5, APGP_CSIRO_Lrig_0.1, whole genome shotgun sequence:
- the LOC124657298 gene encoding double-stranded RNA-binding protein 3-like — protein MYKNQLQELAQRSCFGLPAYVCTREGPDHAPRFKATVTFNGETFHGPTCCTTLRQAEHAAAEAALALLSLRGPSTSLTATILDETGVYKNLLQETAHRAGLKLPAYTTVRSGPGHSPVFASTVELAGLCFAGDAARTKKQAEKNAAMAAWSSLKQMPEAARKEPGTGGEEPEQEHVAVARVLAALRARGDCGVGSGREVPHLPKQHCVAGSSSSTALNPALYRHQWQRQPLSSSAAQMRTRHAQPPLSSAGPRILPPLHLLQRPAPPNTSRHAADLERGRRINADELVRMLERATVADRADAMPSAPWYYPHASAAYQHTGAPRSFGAGGFHSPAMAVSVRSVIPVCSAPPSPPQPRTAAAKDEQGSRNGPAQPDGALGTKGCDELGFGRS, from the exons ATGTACAAGaaccagctgcaggagctggcgCAGCGGAGCTGCTTCGGCCTCCCGGCGTACGTGTGCACCCGCGAGGGCCCCGACCATGCGCCCCGCTTCAAGGCCACCGTCACCTTCAACGGCGAGACCTTCCACGGCCCCACCTGCTGCACCACGCTCCGCCAGGCcgagcacgccgccgccgaggccgcgCTCGCGCTCCTCTCCCTCCGCGGGCCATCCACCTCCCTCACCGCCACCATCCTT GACGAGACCGGGGTGTACAAGAACCTGCTGCAGGAGACGGCGCACCGGGCGGGGCTGAAGCTGCCGGCCTACACCACCGTGCGCTCCGGCCCTGGGCACTCCCCAGTGTTCGCATCCACGGTGGAGCTCGCCGGCCTGTGCTTCGCGGGCGACGCCGCCAGGACCAAGAAGCAGGCGGAGAAgaacgccgccatggccgcctggtCCTCGTTGAAACAGA TGCCGGAGGCGGCGCGCAAGGAGCCCGGCACCGGCGGCGAGGAGCCGGAGCAGGAGCACGTGGCCGTCGCCAGAGTGCTCGCCGCCCTGCGCGCGCGGGGCGACTGCGGCGTCGGCAGCGGCAGGGAGGTGCCGCATCTACCGAAGCAGCATTGCGTCGCCGGCTCTTCTTCTTCCACTGCTCTGAACCCGGCGCTGTACAGACACCAATGGCAGCGGCAGCCTCTGAGCTCCTCTGCCGCTCAGATGCGGACGCGCCACGCTCAGCCGCCGCTGTCGTCGGCAGGACCCAGGATACTACCTCCCCTGCACCTGCTCCAGCGACCGGCGCCACCCAACAcctcccggcacgccgccgatcTGGAGCGGGGAAGGAGGATCAATGCAGACGAGCTGGTCCGGATGCTGGAGAGGGCCACGGTGGCTGACAGGGCAGATGCAATGCCGTCGGCGCCGTGGTACTACCCGCATGCCTCGGCAGCGTACCAGCACACCGGCGCTCCGAGATCCTTCGGCGCGGGCGGGTTCCACTCGCCGGCGATGGCCGTGAGCGTGCGGTCGGTGATCCCCGTCTgctccgcgccgccgtcgccaccgcaGCCGCGGACAGCGGCGGCCAAGGATGAGCAGGGGAGCCGGAATGGCCCGGCACAACCTGACGGAGCACTAGGCACAAAAGGTTGTGACGAGCTCGGCTTTGGAAGATCGTGA
- the LOC124657300 gene encoding probable indole-3-acetic acid-amido synthetase GH3.9, translating to MAGGMEFSELEAKRKHHGQLMSGDGGWHGVPEMQAGRKRNGRLNEGPASSFSQTRLLLVTSSSEEELPDDAFVEPEFQSDDWSVASLSSPSVNGRRRAARALARALASFLATAFSYAASSRYAQMLCGLCQRHQVLRIGAVFATGLLRAVQFLQLNWEQLAADIEAGALNPRVADESVRDAVAGILRPDPELARFVREECGKAEWAGILARVWPNARYLEAVITGTMAQYVPTLRHYSGGLPMVSISYASSECFFGVNLRPLCDPSEVSYTIMPNLAYFEFLPVDDEQEEGDDEPALVDLARVEAGREYEIVITTFAGLNRYRVGDVLRVSGFHNSAPQFQFVRRANMILSIDADKTNEVELQRAVERASALLRLPHGASVAEYTSRTCTARIPGHYVVYWELTAGVAVDKEVLGGCCLEMEEALNTMYRQSRVVYGSIGPLEIRVVWPGTFQDLMDYTISRGASVNQYKTPRCVTFPPAIKLLDSCVVSNHFSAALPRWTSYD from the exons aaggccctgcctcgtcgttctCACAGacgcgcctcttgcttgtcacctcctcctcggaagaGGAACTGCCGGACGACGCGTTCGTGGAGCCTGAGTTCCAGTCGGACGACTGGTCAGTGGCGTCTTTGTCGTCGCCGTCGGTGAATGGACGACGACGCGCTGCCCGCGCCCTTGctcgggcccttgcctccttccttgccACCGCCTTCTCGTATGCCGCCTCCAGCC GGTACGCGCAGATGCTGTGCGGCCTGTGCCAGCGCCACCAGGTGCTGCGCATCGGCGCAGTGTTCGCCACCGGCCTCCTGCGCGCCGTCCAATTCCTGCAGCTCAACTGGGAGCAGCTGGCCGCCGACATCGAGGCCGGCGCGCTCAACCCACGTGTCGCGGACGAGTCGGTGCGCGATGCGGTGGCCGGCATCCTCCGGCCGGATCCTGAGCTCGCCCGGTTCGTCCGGGAGGAGTGCGGCAAGGCCGAGTGGGCCGGCATCCTCGCCCGCGTCTGGCCCAACGCCAGGTACCTCGAGGCCGTCATCACCGGCACCATGGCGCAGTATGTCCCCACCCTGAGGCACTACAGCGGCGGCCTGCCCATGGTGTCCATCTCCTACGCCTCCTCCGAGTGCTTCTTCGGCGTCAACCTCCGCCCGTTGTGCGACCCGTCGGAGGTGTCCTACACCATCATGCCCAACCTGGCCTACTTCGAGTTCCTCCCGGTAGACGACGAGCAGGAGGagggcgacgacgagccggcgctgGTGGACCTTGCGAGGGTGGAGGCCGGGCGCGAGTACGAGATCGTGATCACCACCTTCGCGGGGCTGAACCGGTACCGCGTCGGCGACGTGCTCCGCGTGTCAGGGTTCCACAACAGTGCGCCGCAGTTCCAGTTCGTGCGCCGCGCCAACATGATCTTGTCCATCGACGCCGACAAGACGAACGAGGTGGAGCTGCAGCGCGCCGTGGAGCGGGCCTCGGCGctgctgcgcctgccgcatggcgCGTCCGTCGCGGAGTACACCAGCCGCACCTGCACCGCTCGCATCCCAGGACACTACGTCGTCTACTGGGAGCTGACTGCCGGCGTGGCGGTGGACAAGGAGGTCCTCGGCGGCTGCTGCTTGGAGATGGAGGAGGCCCTAAACACGATGTACAGGCAGAGCCGGGTGGTTTATGGCTCCATTGGACCGCTCGAGATCCGGGTGGTCTGGCCAGGTACCTTCCAAGATCTCATGGACTACACCATCTCCCGCGGCGCCTCCGTCAACCAGTACAAGACGCCCCGCTGTGTCACCTTCCCTCCCGCCATCAAGCTGCTCGACTCATGCGTCGTGTCCAACCACTTCAGCGCTGCCCTGCCCCGTTGGACCTCCTATGACTAA